A single window of Rhodococcus jostii RHA1 DNA harbors:
- a CDS encoding WS/DGAT/MGAT family O-acyltransferase has product MPLPMSPLDSMFLLGESREHPMHVGGVEIFQLPEGADTYDMRAMLDRALADGDGIVTPRLAKRAHRSFSTLGQWSWETVDDIDLGHHIRHDALPAPGGEAELMALCSRLHGSLLDRSRPLWEMHLIEGLGDGRFAVYTKIHHAVADGVTAMKMLRNALSENSEDRDVPAPWQPRGPRPQRTPSKAFSLSGLAGSTFRAARDTVGEVAGLVPALAGTVSRAFRDQGGPLALSAPKTPFNVPITGARQFAAQSWPLERLRLVAKLSDTTINDVVLAMSSGALRSYLEDQNALPAEPLIAMVPVSLKSQREASNGNNIGVLMCNLGTHLPDPADRLDTIRTSMREGKEAYETMSATQILAMSALGAAPIGASMLFGHNSRVRPPFNLIISNVPGPSSPLYWNGARLDAIYPLSVPVDGQGLNITCTSNDDIISFGVTGCRSAVPDLKSIPARLGHELRALERAVGI; this is encoded by the coding sequence ATGCCGCTCCCCATGTCCCCTCTCGACTCGATGTTCCTTCTCGGCGAGTCCCGTGAGCACCCGATGCATGTCGGCGGCGTGGAGATCTTCCAGCTCCCGGAAGGCGCCGACACCTACGACATGCGCGCGATGCTCGACCGCGCGCTCGCCGACGGCGACGGAATCGTCACCCCCCGGCTCGCCAAGCGAGCCCACCGGTCCTTCTCGACGCTCGGTCAGTGGAGCTGGGAGACCGTCGACGACATCGACCTCGGTCACCACATCCGGCACGACGCGCTGCCCGCCCCCGGGGGCGAGGCGGAGCTGATGGCACTCTGCTCGCGGCTGCACGGATCGCTGCTCGACCGCAGCCGCCCGCTGTGGGAGATGCACCTGATCGAGGGACTGGGCGACGGACGGTTCGCCGTCTACACCAAGATCCACCACGCGGTCGCCGACGGCGTCACCGCGATGAAGATGCTGCGCAACGCGCTCAGCGAGAACTCCGAGGACCGGGACGTGCCGGCACCGTGGCAGCCGCGGGGACCGCGGCCGCAGCGGACGCCGTCGAAGGCGTTCAGCCTGTCGGGTCTGGCCGGTTCCACGTTCCGCGCGGCCCGCGACACCGTCGGTGAGGTCGCCGGGCTCGTGCCCGCGCTCGCCGGCACCGTGTCCCGCGCCTTCCGCGACCAGGGCGGCCCGCTCGCCCTGTCCGCACCCAAGACCCCGTTCAACGTGCCGATCACCGGTGCCCGCCAGTTCGCGGCGCAGTCGTGGCCGCTCGAACGTCTCCGGCTCGTCGCCAAGCTGTCCGACACCACCATCAACGACGTCGTGCTCGCGATGTCCTCGGGAGCGCTCCGCAGCTACCTCGAGGATCAGAACGCGCTGCCCGCCGAGCCGCTGATCGCGATGGTGCCGGTGTCGCTGAAGAGTCAGCGCGAGGCGTCGAACGGCAACAACATCGGGGTGCTCATGTGCAACCTCGGCACCCACCTCCCCGATCCGGCGGATCGCCTCGACACCATCCGGACGTCCATGCGCGAGGGCAAGGAGGCGTACGAGACGATGAGTGCCACGCAGATCCTCGCGATGAGCGCTCTCGGCGCGGCACCGATCGGCGCGAGCATGCTGTTCGGGCACAACTCGCGGGTGCGCCCGCCGTTCAACCTCATCATCTCCAACGTTCCGGGCCCCAGCTCGCCGCTGTACTGGAACGGGGCGCGACTCGACGCGATCTACCCGCTGTCGGTGCCCGTCGACGGCCAGGGCCTGAACATCACCTGCACCAGCAACGACGACATCATCTCGTTCGGGGTCACCGGCTGCCGCAGCGCGGTGCCCGACCTGAAGTCGATCCCCGCCCGGCTGGGGCACGAACTGCGCGCCCTCGAGCGCGCGGTCGGAATCTGA
- a CDS encoding type 1 glutamine amidotransferase, translating into MNKHWAVVKHVPFEGPALVGTLLAERGIRYTEYPMYRASELPAVHDIGGLVVMGGPMGARDDVTHPQLPRERNFIKESVDAGLPMLGICLGAQLLAASFGSAIRRGPTPENGAGTVTVSDDGTRDPVFGSVRAEVPVVHWHGDTFDLPDGAVRLASSHLYENQAFAIGRRAYGLQFHVELTRGQLPVMQAHMPPDTAPSGEHLDDVEAAGRIMIGSFLDLAES; encoded by the coding sequence ATGAACAAGCACTGGGCGGTTGTAAAGCACGTGCCGTTCGAAGGGCCGGCACTCGTCGGTACTTTGCTGGCGGAGCGGGGAATTCGCTACACCGAGTACCCCATGTACCGAGCGTCCGAACTGCCGGCCGTTCACGACATCGGCGGCCTCGTGGTGATGGGCGGTCCGATGGGCGCACGCGATGACGTTACCCACCCGCAACTTCCGCGAGAGCGAAACTTCATCAAGGAATCTGTGGACGCCGGACTCCCGATGCTGGGAATCTGCCTCGGCGCCCAGCTTCTCGCCGCCTCGTTCGGCAGCGCGATCCGCCGGGGGCCGACCCCGGAGAACGGCGCCGGGACGGTCACCGTGTCCGACGACGGGACGCGCGACCCCGTGTTCGGTTCGGTCCGTGCCGAGGTGCCCGTCGTCCACTGGCACGGCGACACCTTCGACCTCCCCGACGGCGCGGTCCGGCTGGCGAGCAGTCACCTCTACGAGAATCAGGCCTTCGCGATCGGCCGCCGCGCGTACGGGTTGCAGTTCCACGTCGAACTGACCCGCGGGCAGCTACCGGTGATGCAGGCTCACATGCCGCCGGACACCGCCCCGTCGGGGGAACACCTGGACGACGTGGAAGCCGCCGGGCGGATCATGATCGGCTCGTTCCTCGACCTCGCCGAGAGCTGA
- a CDS encoding helix-turn-helix domain-containing protein yields the protein MRIGEAAAYLNMSVVGVRKAASEGRLPSRRTGSGQRVVDRQDLDVYLGRPTPESVPAPAGWKRCTAGCPARPVRIQARQLGKDAACECHRHRVPGQPRIVVQVCGRPEQD from the coding sequence ATGCGCATCGGCGAGGCGGCGGCATACCTGAACATGTCGGTGGTGGGGGTCCGGAAGGCCGCGTCGGAGGGCCGGTTACCCTCTCGGCGGACAGGTTCCGGTCAGCGAGTCGTCGATCGGCAGGATCTCGACGTCTACCTGGGTCGACCTACACCGGAGAGTGTTCCAGCCCCGGCGGGGTGGAAGCGTTGTACTGCCGGGTGTCCGGCTCGACCGGTCAGGATCCAAGCTCGCCAATTAGGAAAAGATGCTGCGTGCGAGTGCCACCGGCACCGTGTACCGGGTCAACCACGGATCGTGGTTCAGGTCTGCGGGAGACCCGAGCAGGACTGA
- a CDS encoding zinc ribbon domain-containing protein, with product MADSGFTALRQFSFTTRPYLAVDDATGEPIGLDDVDVRVGWMLGLISGAEAHLLSGLWQPATFDVLATGRDSHGRKLPRHGHVAAARLGWTPHYPDGVYVPSRVTRVVTAQAVGTLRALSYRDTAITALSARFDPATGRLAAPTAAAEYVPPGFARGVVRQLKAHSARTAGAAEERLRITDVQAPPRTSAMARLSAADRQLAHLTVTDAVMTLTVKLPTTPAPEGRAQWRRVRMTTAIPPHLHRRPITEWHLPTLVLDHRGLLLRCAATDAVPAVDVTSGTTAVGVDWSPSTLGAVAVATQTPGGVVSDYRGFTYDDRGLGIKLARLQAEGQLLHRKAARLTQLAATAPPEVRAQLDAKIAVLDGHRTAVGVKRGKINRELAFHFGRQVTDYAAVAGATVIAVEDLTTLETRGHGRVNNNRAAQSARRKAVDALTHTAAGVGVTVVSVPARGSSALCPGCDEPLARPGGYHRAWCPRCRVGGNRDHVAGVNLAKRALLGKNNVTRRRGQMPAIRVAEHAPVRQCRDKKSPTPSRPRHRRVRRSAPAATPPVGVNQIKIVPAPQASVWDTVEPATPHGVTGSREVHTSPTPATSVVGRMRSM from the coding sequence ATGGCCGATTCCGGTTTCACTGCGCTGCGGCAGTTCTCGTTTACCACCCGCCCGTACCTGGCTGTCGATGACGCGACGGGTGAGCCGATCGGGCTCGACGACGTCGACGTTCGTGTCGGGTGGATGCTCGGCCTGATCTCGGGCGCCGAAGCGCACCTGCTGTCGGGTTTGTGGCAACCGGCCACCTTCGATGTTCTCGCTACCGGTCGTGACAGCCACGGTCGGAAACTCCCGAGGCACGGGCATGTCGCGGCTGCGCGTCTCGGCTGGACCCCGCATTACCCGGACGGTGTCTACGTTCCGTCGCGTGTCACGCGGGTGGTGACCGCGCAGGCGGTAGGCACTTTGCGGGCTCTGTCATACCGGGATACCGCGATCACGGCACTGTCGGCCCGGTTCGACCCGGCCACCGGCCGCCTCGCCGCACCCACGGCGGCCGCGGAGTACGTCCCGCCCGGATTCGCCCGAGGCGTGGTGCGGCAGCTCAAAGCGCACTCAGCCCGCACCGCCGGGGCGGCAGAGGAGCGCCTGCGGATCACGGACGTGCAAGCACCACCGCGGACCTCGGCGATGGCTCGGCTTTCCGCAGCGGATCGACAACTCGCACACCTCACCGTCACCGACGCCGTCATGACGTTGACCGTCAAACTCCCCACCACTCCCGCTCCGGAAGGACGCGCCCAGTGGCGACGAGTCCGGATGACCACCGCGATCCCACCGCACCTGCACCGGCGGCCGATCACCGAGTGGCATCTACCGACCCTGGTCCTCGACCACCGAGGTCTGCTGTTGCGGTGCGCTGCCACCGACGCAGTCCCCGCCGTTGATGTGACATCGGGAACGACCGCGGTGGGCGTGGACTGGTCCCCGTCCACACTCGGTGCCGTCGCCGTCGCCACACAAACCCCGGGCGGGGTGGTCTCGGACTATCGGGGTTTCACGTACGACGACCGAGGCCTCGGGATAAAACTGGCGCGCCTGCAAGCCGAAGGTCAACTGCTGCACCGCAAAGCTGCTCGCTTGACCCAGCTGGCCGCCACCGCACCCCCCGAGGTCCGAGCACAACTCGACGCGAAGATCGCCGTCCTCGACGGGCACCGCACCGCTGTCGGCGTCAAACGGGGAAAGATCAACCGGGAACTCGCCTTCCACTTCGGTCGCCAGGTCACCGACTACGCCGCCGTAGCGGGCGCGACGGTGATCGCGGTGGAAGACCTCACCACCCTCGAAACCCGCGGGCACGGACGCGTCAACAACAATCGGGCCGCGCAATCCGCCCGCCGCAAAGCCGTCGACGCTCTCACACACACCGCCGCCGGTGTCGGTGTCACGGTGGTGTCCGTACCAGCACGCGGATCCTCAGCGTTGTGTCCGGGCTGCGACGAACCACTGGCTCGCCCCGGCGGTTACCACCGGGCATGGTGTCCCCGCTGCCGGGTCGGCGGCAACCGCGACCACGTCGCCGGGGTGAACCTGGCCAAACGCGCGCTCCTCGGCAAGAACAACGTCACCCGCCGGCGTGGGCAGATGCCCGCGATCCGGGTCGCCGAGCACGCGCCGGTCCGCCAATGCCGCGACAAGAAGAGTCCCACTCCGAGCCGGCCGCGGCATCGCCGTGTCCGTCGTAGTGCTCCCGCCGCGACACCGCCGGTGGGGGTGAACCAGATAAAGATTGTTCCTGCGCCACAAGCGTCGGTGTGGGACACGGTAGAACCCGCAACACCGCACGGTGTTACGGGTAGCCGTGAAGTACATACATCTCCAACGCCAGCCACGTCAGTGGTAGGACGTATGAGATCTATGTAG
- a CDS encoding sigma-70 family RNA polymerase sigma factor, whose translation MTAAQSLDGDFLALADPYRRELLAHCYRMMGSLHDAEDQMQETFIRAWRGYDGYQQQASLRTWLYKIATNTCLTALQSKSKRPLPSGLGAPDSDPTADLVERHEVPWLEPLPNRLIDDDANDPATVVTSRESVRLAFIAALQHLPARQRAVLVLRDVLQWKASEVAAALGTTTTAVNSLLQRARAQLELATPTADTLVEPESPEERDLLDRYVAAFENYDIDAIVELFTKDAVWEMPPFDGWYRGGPSIGTLIRGNCPANAPGDMRLVPTAANGQPALGLYMRGEDGVHRPFQLHVLDVTADGVSHVVCFFDVDLFEKFGLPDTPPA comes from the coding sequence ATGACGGCTGCGCAGTCGCTCGACGGGGATTTCCTCGCACTCGCCGACCCTTACCGGCGCGAGTTGCTCGCCCATTGTTATCGCATGATGGGCTCGCTTCACGACGCCGAAGACCAGATGCAGGAAACCTTCATCCGGGCTTGGCGGGGGTACGACGGCTACCAGCAGCAGGCGTCGCTGCGGACATGGCTGTACAAGATTGCCACCAATACGTGCCTGACGGCCCTGCAGAGCAAATCCAAGCGTCCGCTGCCGAGCGGGCTGGGGGCTCCCGACTCCGACCCGACCGCCGACCTCGTCGAGCGACACGAGGTCCCGTGGCTCGAACCGCTCCCCAACCGCCTCATCGACGACGACGCGAACGATCCCGCCACCGTCGTGACGTCGCGCGAGTCGGTGCGGCTGGCGTTCATCGCCGCCCTTCAGCATCTTCCCGCACGTCAGCGTGCTGTTCTCGTCCTCCGCGACGTGTTGCAGTGGAAGGCGTCGGAGGTCGCGGCGGCTCTCGGCACCACCACGACGGCGGTGAACAGCTTGCTGCAGCGCGCACGCGCGCAACTCGAACTGGCCACGCCGACGGCCGACACCCTCGTCGAACCGGAGTCCCCCGAGGAACGCGACCTCCTCGACCGGTACGTCGCCGCGTTCGAGAACTATGACATCGACGCGATCGTCGAACTGTTCACCAAGGACGCCGTCTGGGAGATGCCCCCGTTCGACGGCTGGTATCGCGGCGGCCCTTCGATCGGCACCCTGATCAGAGGAAACTGTCCGGCCAACGCTCCGGGAGACATGCGGCTGGTGCCCACGGCGGCCAACGGACAGCCGGCCCTCGGCCTGTACATGCGCGGGGAGGACGGCGTCCACCGGCCGTTCCAACTCCACGTCCTGGACGTGACGGCCGACGGGGTCTCCCATGTCGTCTGCTTCTTCGACGTCGATCTGTTCGAGAAGTTCGGACTACCGGACACCCCGCCCGCCTGA
- a CDS encoding SRPBCC family protein: MTTADAIQIYAVYIKATPEAIWDAITKPEWSQQYGYGGLVDYDLRTGGAFRSRADDAMKEYPGVPDVIVDGEVIESDPPKKLVQTWRMLMDADNVEGFTTLTYEIVQSSRPGVAKLTVTHDLTNAPGLAEMVAGKRESEGAGGGWNEVLSGMKTLLETGQPMVNWG; encoded by the coding sequence ATGACTACCGCCGACGCAATCCAGATCTATGCGGTCTACATCAAGGCGACGCCGGAGGCCATCTGGGATGCCATCACCAAACCCGAGTGGTCGCAGCAGTACGGTTACGGCGGCCTGGTCGACTACGACCTCCGCACGGGCGGCGCGTTCCGATCGCGCGCGGACGATGCGATGAAGGAATACCCGGGCGTGCCCGACGTGATCGTCGACGGCGAGGTGATCGAGTCCGATCCGCCGAAGAAGCTGGTGCAGACGTGGCGGATGCTGATGGACGCCGACAACGTGGAGGGTTTCACCACCCTGACCTACGAGATCGTGCAGTCTAGCCGGCCCGGAGTCGCGAAACTGACTGTCACACACGACCTCACCAACGCACCGGGCCTGGCCGAGATGGTCGCGGGCAAGCGGGAGTCCGAGGGCGCGGGCGGCGGCTGGAACGAGGTGCTGAGCGGAATGAAGACTCTGCTCGAGACGGGGCAGCCGATGGTGAACTGGGGCTGA
- a CDS encoding ArsR/SmtB family transcription factor: MDDDHVFKALADSTRRLILDRLFAQDGQTLTELESQVEMTRFGVMKHLRVLEDAGLVVTRRSGREKLHYLNPVPIQLIHNRWIDKYTERHTSALAQLKAELEEEK; this comes from the coding sequence ATGGACGACGATCACGTCTTCAAGGCGCTGGCCGATTCCACCCGCCGCCTGATACTCGACCGATTGTTCGCCCAGGATGGTCAGACGCTCACCGAACTCGAGTCGCAGGTCGAGATGACGCGATTCGGGGTCATGAAGCATCTGCGTGTGCTCGAAGACGCGGGGCTCGTCGTCACGCGCCGCTCCGGCCGGGAAAAACTTCACTACCTCAATCCTGTGCCGATACAGCTGATCCACAACCGGTGGATCGACAAATACACCGAGCGTCACACGAGTGCGCTCGCTCAGCTGAAAGCCGAACTGGAGGAAGAGAAATGA
- a CDS encoding GtrA family protein — translation MIVQFHDAVGPPTYPPLRGRAGGVFAQLTRFTLVGTSSNVLYALAFFTLDMYGSFVANLVGVVTSSMLANELHRRLTFRAVDRVRWFVAQWEGGTLALIGLAVSSLALALLHMLFPGADGPAQVALVIAVSAVVGGLRFLALRGWVYASGP, via the coding sequence ATGATCGTTCAGTTCCACGACGCCGTCGGCCCGCCCACGTATCCCCCTCTACGTGGGCGGGCCGGCGGCGTGTTCGCTCAATTGACCCGGTTCACGCTGGTGGGCACGTCGAGCAATGTGCTCTACGCTCTCGCATTCTTCACCCTCGACATGTACGGGTCGTTCGTCGCCAACCTCGTCGGCGTGGTGACCAGTTCGATGCTGGCCAACGAACTCCACCGGCGGCTCACCTTCCGGGCCGTCGACCGCGTCCGCTGGTTCGTCGCACAGTGGGAAGGCGGAACCCTCGCGCTGATCGGCCTGGCCGTCAGCTCACTCGCGCTCGCCCTCCTGCACATGCTCTTCCCCGGCGCCGACGGCCCAGCGCAGGTCGCGCTCGTCATCGCCGTCAGCGCCGTCGTCGGCGGGCTGCGGTTCCTCGCGCTCCGCGGGTGGGTTTATGCCTCCGGCCCGTGA
- a CDS encoding MDR family MFS transporter, with amino-acid sequence MTETQTRPPVEETTAMTHRQILEALTGLLAALFTALLSSTIVATALPTIIGDLKGTQTAYAWVITSALLANAASTPIWGKLADLFNKKVLVQSAIVIFVIGSVIAGFAHNVPILLTARVIQGIGMGGLTALVVAIIGTIVAPRERGRYSGYMGAVMAVSMSGGPILGGVIVDSPLGWRWCFFVCVPLAVIALFLLQRTLHLATEKKDDVSIDWLGALLLTAGVSILLIWVSFAGKAGYYEWFSRETVMYVGSGVLLLAATILVEAKAKSPIIPLKIVTEKTTGLAIIASVAVGVGMFGSTTFLGQYFQTSRGYTPTMAGVLTIPMVAGMLLGTVGSGQLITRFGKWKPFVVGGAVLMIVGFGLLGTIDHETSLTLVGAYIAIIGLGMGMLMQNLVLAVQNTVSVQNIGAASSSVAFFRTFGGAIGVSVLGSVLATRVADLSADGFAKLGIPAGSSSGGGSLDLTSMPAPVQGVIRAAYGDATGRIFLIAAAVAVVTLIAVILLPNRPLRRTIDLSSEQEPVQEPEYATVPEYALEPDTAPIQSSEVRGGRHEAPADQRQPFAGLSADARDRLLSMLLPQPERTLEAIDEAEKIRDEVNRLRNDLNAKLVEFDAVWDRLRELGLSEEQVAGVLGGGHVTDTGNGALIH; translated from the coding sequence ATGACCGAAACACAGACTCGGCCGCCGGTTGAAGAAACGACGGCCATGACGCACCGCCAAATCCTCGAAGCCCTCACGGGCCTGCTCGCCGCGCTGTTCACCGCGCTGCTGAGCAGCACGATCGTCGCCACCGCCCTCCCCACGATCATCGGCGACCTGAAGGGCACGCAGACCGCGTACGCCTGGGTCATCACCAGCGCCCTGCTCGCCAACGCCGCCTCGACACCCATCTGGGGCAAGCTCGCCGACCTGTTCAACAAGAAGGTCCTCGTCCAGAGCGCGATCGTCATCTTCGTCATCGGTTCGGTGATCGCCGGCTTCGCGCACAACGTGCCGATCCTGCTCACCGCGCGCGTCATCCAAGGCATCGGCATGGGTGGCCTGACGGCTCTCGTCGTCGCCATCATCGGCACCATCGTCGCTCCCCGCGAGCGCGGCCGCTACTCCGGTTACATGGGTGCCGTCATGGCCGTGTCGATGTCGGGTGGTCCGATCCTCGGCGGCGTCATCGTCGACAGCCCCCTCGGCTGGCGCTGGTGTTTCTTCGTGTGCGTGCCGCTCGCCGTCATCGCACTGTTCCTGCTGCAGCGCACCCTGCACCTCGCGACCGAGAAGAAGGACGACGTCTCCATCGACTGGCTCGGCGCCCTGCTGCTGACCGCCGGTGTGTCCATCCTGCTGATCTGGGTCTCGTTCGCCGGCAAGGCCGGCTACTACGAGTGGTTCTCCCGTGAAACGGTCATGTACGTCGGATCGGGTGTGCTCCTGCTGGCCGCGACGATCCTCGTCGAAGCCAAGGCCAAGTCGCCGATCATCCCGCTCAAGATCGTCACGGAGAAGACCACCGGACTCGCCATCATCGCGTCCGTCGCCGTCGGTGTCGGAATGTTCGGTTCCACCACGTTCCTCGGCCAGTACTTCCAGACCTCGCGTGGCTACACCCCCACCATGGCCGGAGTGCTCACCATCCCGATGGTCGCCGGCATGCTCCTCGGCACCGTCGGATCCGGACAGCTCATCACCCGCTTCGGCAAGTGGAAGCCGTTCGTCGTCGGCGGCGCCGTCCTCATGATCGTCGGCTTCGGATTGCTCGGCACCATCGATCACGAGACCAGCCTGACCCTCGTCGGCGCGTACATCGCGATCATCGGTCTCGGCATGGGCATGCTGATGCAGAACCTGGTCCTCGCGGTGCAGAACACCGTCAGCGTCCAGAACATCGGTGCCGCATCCAGCTCGGTTGCCTTCTTCCGGACCTTCGGTGGCGCGATCGGCGTCTCGGTTCTCGGTTCGGTGCTGGCCACCCGCGTCGCCGACCTGTCGGCCGACGGTTTCGCGAAGCTCGGCATCCCCGCCGGGTCGAGCAGCGGCGGCGGAAGCCTGGACCTGACGTCCATGCCCGCCCCCGTGCAGGGTGTCATCCGCGCCGCATACGGAGACGCGACCGGCCGGATCTTCCTGATCGCCGCCGCCGTCGCCGTCGTCACCCTGATCGCCGTCATCCTGCTGCCCAACCGCCCGCTGCGTCGCACCATCGACCTGTCGAGCGAGCAGGAGCCCGTCCAGGAACCCGAGTACGCCACCGTTCCGGAGTACGCACTCGAGCCCGACACGGCGCCGATCCAGTCGTCCGAGGTCCGCGGCGGCAGGCACGAGGCCCCCGCCGATCAGCGGCAGCCCTTCGCGGGGTTGAGCGCCGACGCCCGGGACCGTCTCCTGTCCATGCTGCTGCCCCAGCCGGAGCGAACGCTGGAAGCGATCGACGAAGCGGAGAAGATCCGCGACGAGGTCAACCGCCTGCGTAACGATCTCAACGCCAAGCTCGTCGAATTCGACGCGGTCTGGGATCGCCTGCGCGAGCTGGGACTGAGCGAAGAGCAAGTGGCCGGCGTCCTCGGCGGCGGCCACGTGACGGACACCGGCAACGGTGCCCTCATCCACTGA
- a CDS encoding MarR family winged helix-turn-helix transcriptional regulator has protein sequence MSVSSVPTVPSVSLGTTEALIDEVFLFGRVLRDALVSEGDGHIPRALTGVLLVLAARGECRQNELATELCVSQSSLSRQITDLVDVGYVTRHSDPADGRAFRIRVSPEGMAYVKHVRTQRAARMQKLMTGWNETEAAIALESIRHLKETLFDPEHRIVTSSNPIGTQSV, from the coding sequence ATGTCCGTCTCGTCAGTGCCTACCGTGCCGTCCGTGTCTCTCGGCACCACCGAAGCGCTCATCGACGAGGTCTTCCTCTTCGGCCGCGTGCTTCGCGACGCCCTGGTGTCGGAAGGCGACGGTCACATCCCGCGCGCGTTGACGGGGGTCCTCCTCGTCCTCGCGGCTCGGGGGGAATGCCGGCAGAACGAACTCGCCACCGAACTGTGTGTCAGCCAGTCCTCACTCAGTCGCCAGATCACCGATCTGGTGGACGTCGGCTACGTCACCCGACACTCGGATCCCGCCGACGGACGCGCATTCCGAATACGCGTGTCGCCGGAGGGAATGGCCTACGTCAAGCACGTGAGAACACAGCGAGCGGCACGAATGCAGAAGTTGATGACCGGCTGGAACGAAACCGAGGCAGCGATTGCCCTCGAATCCATCCGGCACCTGAAGGAAACACTCTTCGATCCAGAACACCGGATCGTCACGAGCTCGAACCCGATTGGAACACAAAGCGTATGA
- a CDS encoding ArsR/SmtB family transcription factor — protein MNADKRACRRRLDEDQVGLVVEVFRMLADATRVQVLWQLVGGELSVNELAERVGKPAPSVSQHLAKLRMARLVRTRREGTSIYYSVANEHVQQLVTDAVFNAEHAGPGIPGHHRATGGDLQVIHEGADLAAEGGGS, from the coding sequence ATGAATGCAGATAAGCGCGCTTGTCGGCGCCGACTCGACGAAGACCAGGTCGGGCTGGTGGTCGAGGTCTTCCGCATGCTCGCCGACGCCACCCGGGTGCAGGTGCTCTGGCAACTGGTGGGAGGCGAGCTGTCGGTGAACGAGCTGGCCGAACGGGTGGGGAAGCCGGCGCCGTCCGTCTCGCAACATCTCGCAAAGCTCCGGATGGCGCGGCTGGTGCGCACGCGGAGGGAGGGAACGTCCATCTACTACAGCGTCGCCAACGAGCACGTGCAGCAGTTGGTCACCGACGCCGTGTTCAATGCCGAGCACGCGGGCCCCGGCATCCCGGGACATCACCGCGCCACCGGCGGCGACCTGCAGGTCATCCACGAGGGCGCAGACCTCGCCGCGGAGGGAGGCGGCTCGTGA
- a CDS encoding cation diffusion facilitator family transporter, giving the protein MNHGHSHGHGHGHSGGVRGAIREIFAPHSHDSADSVDDALEASEIGIRAVKISLVVLGVTALAQVIVVALSGSVALAADTVHNFSDALTAVPLWIAFALGRRAATRRFTYGYGRAEDLAGLFVVVMIALSAVVAGVEATRRLLDPVPIHHLGWVALAGVIGFAGNEWVALYRIRVGRRIGSAALVADGLHARTDGFTSLAVVLGAGGVAAGLPLADPVVGLVITAAILLVLRTAARDVFRRLMDGVDPGLVDVAERALAAEPGVVGVRSVKMRWIGHHLHADAELDIDPSTSLRDAHRVAHTAEHTLTHAVPKLSTDLIHAYPAHDAETVGQTA; this is encoded by the coding sequence GTGAATCACGGACATTCCCACGGCCACGGCCACGGACATTCGGGCGGCGTCCGCGGGGCGATCCGCGAGATCTTCGCCCCGCACAGCCACGACTCCGCGGACAGCGTCGACGACGCGCTCGAGGCGAGCGAGATCGGGATCCGGGCGGTGAAGATCAGCCTGGTGGTGCTGGGAGTCACCGCCCTCGCCCAGGTGATCGTGGTGGCGCTGTCCGGGTCCGTCGCTCTCGCCGCCGACACCGTGCACAACTTCTCCGACGCGCTGACGGCGGTCCCGCTGTGGATCGCGTTCGCCCTCGGACGGCGGGCGGCCACCCGGCGATTCACCTACGGCTACGGCCGGGCCGAAGACCTCGCCGGGTTGTTCGTCGTGGTGATGATCGCGTTGTCCGCGGTCGTCGCGGGTGTGGAGGCGACCCGCCGCCTCCTCGATCCGGTGCCCATCCACCACCTCGGGTGGGTGGCCCTCGCCGGTGTCATCGGATTCGCCGGCAACGAATGGGTGGCGCTGTACCGCATCCGGGTCGGCAGGCGGATCGGCTCCGCCGCGCTCGTCGCCGACGGGTTGCACGCACGGACCGACGGATTCACCTCCCTCGCCGTGGTATTGGGCGCCGGCGGTGTCGCGGCCGGGCTTCCGCTCGCCGACCCGGTGGTGGGCCTGGTCATCACGGCCGCGATCCTGCTCGTGCTGCGGACCGCGGCGCGCGACGTGTTCCGGCGGCTGATGGACGGCGTCGACCCGGGACTGGTCGACGTCGCCGAACGGGCCCTCGCCGCCGAACCGGGGGTGGTCGGGGTGCGGAGTGTGAAGATGCGCTGGATCGGGCACCACCTGCATGCCGACGCCGAACTCGACATCGATCCCTCGACCAGCCTGCGCGACGCGCACCGCGTGGCGCACACCGCTGAACACACACTCACCCATGCGGTTCCGAAGCTGAGTACCGACCTCATCCACGCCTATCCGGCGCACGACGCGGAGACGGTCGGTCAGACGGCGTGA